A genomic window from Thunnus maccoyii chromosome 2, fThuMac1.1, whole genome shotgun sequence includes:
- the LOC121910913 gene encoding ladderlectin-like isoform X1, which translates to MKTVLVISILLCAAFAEAAVVAPKEEMATAPEIEEKMMKEEVVAEDSVPAPINEAAVVAPKEEMATAPEIEEKMMKEEVVAEDSVPAPINEAAVVAPKEEMATAPEMEEKMIQEDVVAEDSVPAPINARFSFCPDGWFSYGSRCFKFVNTPMNWYNAEEHCNNLDAQLASATNPREYRFLQQMTNTAGQSIAWLGGFYLQGTWLWIDGERLYYTNWYSQASPSSCPCMYLRSTNGWGNSRCSSSYRFICSKSPFDC; encoded by the exons ATGAAGACTGTCCTGGTCATCTCCATTCTCCTCTGTGCTGCATTTGCAG AAGCAGCAGTGGTGGCCCCGAAGGAAGAGATGGCTACTGCACCAG AGATTGAGGAGAAGATGATGAAAGAAGAAGTTGTGGCAGAAGATTCTGTCCCTGCTCCCATTAACG AAGCAGCAGTGGTGGCCCCAAAGGAAGAGATGGCTACTGCACCAG AGATTGAGGAGAAGATGATGAAAGAAGAAGTTGTGGCAGAAGATTCTGTCCCTGCTCCCATTAACG AAGCAGCAGTGGTGGCCCCAAAGGAAGAGATGGCTACTGCACCAG agatggaggagaagatgATACAAGAAGATGTTGTGGCAGAAGATTCTGTCCCTGCTCCCATTAACG CTCGCTTTAGCTTCTGCCCAGATGGCTGGTTCAGCTATGGCTCTCGCTGCTTCAAATTCGTCAACACTCCCATGAACTGGTACAATGCTGAG GAGCACTGCAATAACTTGGATGCCCAACTCGCCTCAGCCACCAACCCCAGAGAGTACAGATTCCTCCAGCAGATGACAAATACAGCCGGTCAGAGCATCGCATGGCTGGGAGGCTTCTACTTGCAG GGCACGTGGTTGTGGATTGACGGTGAACGTTTGTATTACACTAACTGGTACTCCCAGGCCTCCCCCAGCAGCTGCCCCTGCATGTACTTGCGCAGCACCA ATGGTTGGGGTAACAGCCGCTGTTCCTCTTCTTATCGCTTCATTTGTTCCAAGAGTCCATTTGACTGTTGA
- the LOC121910913 gene encoding ladderlectin-like isoform X3: MKTVLVISILLCAAFAEAAVVAPKEEMATAPEIEEKMMKEEVVAEDSVPAPINEAAVVAPKEEMATAPEMEEKMIQEDVVAEDSVPAPINARFSFCPDGWFSYGSRCFKFVNTPMNWYNAEEHCNNLDAQLASATNPREYRFLQQMTNTAGQSIAWLGGFYLQGTWLWIDGERLYYTNWYSQASPSSCPCMYLRSTNGWGNSRCSSSYRFICSKSPFDC, from the exons ATGAAGACTGTCCTGGTCATCTCCATTCTCCTCTGTGCTGCATTTGCAG AAGCAGCAGTGGTGGCCCCGAAGGAAGAGATGGCTACTGCACCAG AGATTGAGGAGAAGATGATGAAAGAAGAAGTTGTGGCAGAAGATTCTGTCCCTGCTCCCATTAACG AAGCAGCAGTGGTGGCCCCAAAGGAAGAGATGGCTACTGCACCAG agatggaggagaagatgATACAAGAAGATGTTGTGGCAGAAGATTCTGTCCCTGCTCCCATTAACG CTCGCTTTAGCTTCTGCCCAGATGGCTGGTTCAGCTATGGCTCTCGCTGCTTCAAATTCGTCAACACTCCCATGAACTGGTACAATGCTGAG GAGCACTGCAATAACTTGGATGCCCAACTCGCCTCAGCCACCAACCCCAGAGAGTACAGATTCCTCCAGCAGATGACAAATACAGCCGGTCAGAGCATCGCATGGCTGGGAGGCTTCTACTTGCAG GGCACGTGGTTGTGGATTGACGGTGAACGTTTGTATTACACTAACTGGTACTCCCAGGCCTCCCCCAGCAGCTGCCCCTGCATGTACTTGCGCAGCACCA ATGGTTGGGGTAACAGCCGCTGTTCCTCTTCTTATCGCTTCATTTGTTCCAAGAGTCCATTTGACTGTTGA
- the LOC121910913 gene encoding ladderlectin-like isoform X2, with product MTLKESGESKQQNRATEIEEKMMKEEVVAEDSVPAPINEAAVVAPKEEMATAPEIEEKMMKEEVVAEDSVPAPINEAAVVAPKEEMATAPEMEEKMIQEDVVAEDSVPAPINARFSFCPDGWFSYGSRCFKFVNTPMNWYNAEEHCNNLDAQLASATNPREYRFLQQMTNTAGQSIAWLGGFYLQGTWLWIDGERLYYTNWYSQASPSSCPCMYLRSTNGWGNSRCSSSYRFICSKSPFDC from the exons ATGACATTGAAAGAATCTGGAGAAAGTAAACAACAGAACAGAGCAACAG AGATTGAGGAGAAGATGATGAAAGAAGAAGTTGTGGCAGAAGATTCTGTCCCTGCTCCCATTAACG AAGCAGCAGTGGTGGCCCCAAAGGAAGAGATGGCTACTGCACCAG AGATTGAGGAGAAGATGATGAAAGAAGAAGTTGTGGCAGAAGATTCTGTCCCTGCTCCCATTAACG AAGCAGCAGTGGTGGCCCCAAAGGAAGAGATGGCTACTGCACCAG agatggaggagaagatgATACAAGAAGATGTTGTGGCAGAAGATTCTGTCCCTGCTCCCATTAACG CTCGCTTTAGCTTCTGCCCAGATGGCTGGTTCAGCTATGGCTCTCGCTGCTTCAAATTCGTCAACACTCCCATGAACTGGTACAATGCTGAG GAGCACTGCAATAACTTGGATGCCCAACTCGCCTCAGCCACCAACCCCAGAGAGTACAGATTCCTCCAGCAGATGACAAATACAGCCGGTCAGAGCATCGCATGGCTGGGAGGCTTCTACTTGCAG GGCACGTGGTTGTGGATTGACGGTGAACGTTTGTATTACACTAACTGGTACTCCCAGGCCTCCCCCAGCAGCTGCCCCTGCATGTACTTGCGCAGCACCA ATGGTTGGGGTAACAGCCGCTGTTCCTCTTCTTATCGCTTCATTTGTTCCAAGAGTCCATTTGACTGTTGA